The genomic DNA cacgtgccctaaccagcgtatccttccagctttggcaaccgtcaggatgtctgcatcACCAAACAGCATAGCTAGCTCGTGGATCATTCTCCTTCTCGCTCCTTCTTCAAGTGAGTGCATTGGTGTCAACCGccagcatagtccaggactcgtgcccTTAAAGGACTACCGGCCTTATCAACGTGTTCTATAAGgcgcatttcgtgcgttgtaggagtcttctggatctcaggagACTGTGGAGCAGGCACGATTCCCGCTGAACAATGCGCCTTCGGATTTCACCGCTTACGATGTTGTCCGAAACTACGATCATGCCAAGatagcagaactcctctactACCTCAAGATCGCCACCGTCAACTAATACTCTGCTTCCGAGTCGTGctctatcacggtcagagccTCCATCCAATCATATTGGCCTCGCGTTTCAGTCGGGTGTGCGCCTCGCAAACCGCCGCAAATGTCCTTCAGATGATGTCAATGTCATCCGCGAAGCGAAGGAATTGGAGACACCGGGTGAAAATCGTGCACCTGATGTCAAAGCCCGCGCTTCGAATGACACCTTCCAGAGATATGTTGAACAGCTAACAGAAGAGTCCGTCCCCTTGCTTCAGTCCTCGATGCGATTCCAGTATAGAAAATGTactattttaattattaacaAAATCTTTGCAATATTAGTACCTTGAAAAACCGGTACCTTGAACCGCCATCTCCTTCTTCTGcttacaacctcaagaggtatCGGCCTGCCAATTTAGGCTCTCTttacttgattgtacccgtatgGCAGGATGGTCATTTGTACCTACCTGATGATTATTCCATACCCGGTCCAGGTGCGTGAAGGCAGATCCGCTACAAGTTCTACctcttttcattttaattatttatctcTTCTCTATTTGCTGGGGTCCCTTAGCTGGCATTTACAGCAAATATTGGATGAAGCTATTGTGAATTTGTGAATTTTAATGCTAAACTCCCAAACAGTATTTATCCAGGCAGACTTACTTTATTAACTATactttaataaatttttaatcattaAAGAATAGATattttttgcatttgtttattatttgtttattaatcCGTCATGAGTGTTTCTTCATACGTTCGTAAGGAAAAATCGGACGAGCTATTCCGCATTGTTAAACCCCGAATTTGTGTTGTACTTTCCGTCAGCGAGAGTTGTGTTTGGTAAGGAAGAGGGTACAGATTTGATCGTAAGCTGAGGAAACCTTTCCCTCAACGAGTGCAACGTAAATTTCCCATTCTTTTGTTTCGAGTTTTCCGATGTCATTTCTATTGGCTCCTGATTTTCCATATCCTGAATTATAACATCAAGATCGTTGATGTCAAAGCTGATGTTACTCGGGTTGATTGGTGGCGATGAATATTCCACACATTGTACATCGTCATCTTGTTGAGAGGATTGATCTATGATAGAAAGATAAcgttttgttaataaaatgaaataccTTTAAACAGCATGAAGCAACAAATTACACACTTTACTCACCATATGTTTGATACGCCGTCCGGCTCATTTGCAGTGCTTCTCGTTCCAGAAGAAGCTGCTGATCGTACCCCATCTCTAAAGCTgctggttttttattttgtcgagCAATTACTCTTCTGCTAAATTTCAAAGATTTTCCAGGCATTGCTACGAAAACTAAATATATTCTCCGGTAAAGATATTATCACTTCAAATTTTGCGCTCTGAACGCAAACACGGATGCCAACAAAATGACAGATGAGAATGACgatcgaaaggaaaacaagaaaTGAAGCATGATCCTGATTATGTCCTTTCAATACCCATGTAACACATTGTGGCGagtaaagtctgaatagatgccccccactcacggcactcacttttcgctactgagttaccataaatttaggtaaaagttaagcaaaaatgagagaaatcgttgtaatcattatttataacaattaaaaatagtaaataaataataaataaataaatacttacagtaaaaagtctgaaaaatatacccttttgggtaactcagttgcaaaaatgagtttccgtgagtggggggggggaggggggggtgggggttgcatctattcagactttagccgaaTATTTGCCTCTCAATCAACAGTCAAATTGCCTAATTGTACAATTTTGACATTTGTGGAAGGGTTCGGTGACAGAGGCAGCCGTCACACGgtaggttcaaatctcatcccaaACCAACCAGTCATCCATActgacagatttttttttaaatatgtttttcgttttccaaCCAGTTCCAGTTCGTTCCAACCAGTCCAGTCATCCATActgacagatttttttttaaatatgtttttcgttttccaacataaaataattaaacaaaattcaaaaataatatcccaaaaatattaaatattttaacaatctTTGTCAAAAAATCCATTCATCCTTTAAAATCCATTAATCTGTACCACAAAATCCTAATTGCCTTCTACGACCCTTACAATGTACTTCATTTGTAGGCTGTTTCACATGGGGTCAGCGAGCTAACATAGGCATCAGCTTCAACTGTCGATTGTACCATGACGCACCATGATTAACGGTCTTGTGCAGTGCTGGGGTCAGGTCCCCCTTTTACTATTGGACCAGGTGAGATGGACAACCATTTACACCATTTCAGTGCGTTCAGTGCGTCCGTCACTCAGCACAGTTTCAATCATTGGAAACCCATTTACAATTGCCTGCCCCTTGTTCGACCTTTCGTGTGTTGAAAGGGTGAGTAATTAGCATGGGAAAAAGGGGCAAGCAACCATCCATCATAGGACCAACTATAATTATTTACACTACCTAGCTTTGACATTGGATGCCGTCCATCCCAGAACATTTATTGGGTGAATCGTGTGAATGAAGACATGCACAATGAGAGCGCTCATTCAATCGTTTAAAgtgcaataaatcaattttatcTGCATCGACAACTCGTTAAACAGTTTTGTCCATTGGGGCATTCAATTACATACAGTTGCATAGTCATTCTCGTCCAATGTCTATTGGCTGGAGCTGTTCCGACCAAGTCCCTGATGACACATCTTAAATTTTTTCCCAGCATACTATTTTCTCGCCCAACCTCGTTTGTTGCTAGTGTGACACTTGTTTACGGTCTCATACCGTATCTTgggggagcaaaacaaaaaaacaaaggctTACGAATCCACTATTCTTTCTCCAGTTTTGCCATGTATTCTCAGCGGCGAAAGCAATTTCCAAAGTTTCACCAAAAGTCACCACAAGAAATAATTTATCCAGCTTCGGTGTGGCAAAAAACCCGCGAACagacccgaaaaaaaacgagaaaagggaAGAGACGAAAAATAAGTAATTTCACTTAAGCAGATTTGGGCTGGAAATCTCCGCATTCCTGCCAGGAAGTACCTACTTACGTGCGAAATTTAAATTGGACACTCTTGAGTGCTAAAAATGTCTTCCCCCCCCGCCCTGACTCGATTTCCCTGgttgaagcagcagcaatgcagcaggttttttgttgggagAAAAGCATTGCATTTTTCGATTGCAACTCTGTGAGGTTGTACTAAAAATATTGTCCGGAAAAATCATGAAAATTAGTCAGTTATTGTTAGCTTCAAGGAAGTGTAGAACTCTTAACGAGAGGTCTTCAGGATTTTGAGGCTATTAATATTAGccaaaaattttacatttaaaaGCGACAAAATAATCAACCAACACTAATATACCCCTTGATGACGCCGACCTTTTTCGTTCGACCCAAAAGTACGTAACTTACGAGGAGAATGacaccaacgaaaaaaaaaaactccccaaacCTCCCGACGAACGATACTTGCTATTTATTCTGTTtccaaattcaatttaaaagttGCACTTTTATTGCACAGCGTGTTCGGTTGGGGACGCTACTAAAAAGCTTCTGCCAGCTTCTTGCCAGCAGTGGAaaaggaaggatttttggtgAAAATGTATGCCACACTCTCCGTACACTTTGCCTAGGACCGAGATAGCAGCCGCAGTAGCCCACACTTTACCACACTTTGCGCGAGGCCGATGTCAGCATTTTATCCTTGGGCCTGGTCCTGGGGGTTTGAGGCGACCATTTCtccccctgtgtgtgtgtgtgtttgggtgagAAAAGGTCAAGAtagaaaaaaactaaattgaaaaataatggCTCCGGGACACACTGGGCGTAAGGATGGTAAACTTTGCGGCTACACTCAAACACCGCTGTGGTTTGGCTACGTACAAATTCCCAGCGCTCCTGGTAGGCAGGCAGAAGAAAACACACGGCTGTTGACCACTGTcggattgtgtttgtgtgtgtgtgtgtgtgtttgggtcctagtgggtgtgtgtgtgttgctgaaCTGGTTGGGCTGAACTGATTCCAGAATAAATTTATGGCACGTGAAGAGTTAGGGAAAAATAAATGGcaagcttttcttttctgcccATTTGGTAGGTTTGTTTTGGGGATGGTAATTGATTTTTGTACGTGGTTTTGTTTAGTAATGTATTTGTTAGAATATTTTATAGAAGTTTTTTACAATAAACTCTataatataattatttttaaaatctatTCAATCATTAATGTCAATGTTTCTTCCACaagttctttttttattgtttatttatagagcCAGGGAGTGGACGGGTAGTAAGTGCGAAAAcggtgccagtcttcacatggcagcaCCAGGATTCTAATCCCACCCTGGCCGTTCTCCCttagtgaggactggctatTATACTTTGCGGTTTCCATTATtcttgtaagccagaaatgacaggcatgatcGAATAAGAGGTCATTaggccaacaaaaaagaagaagaagcagaagttaTAGAGCCTTTAGGTCTCTGATACTTCATTCGTCTCTTTTCACAGGTACAAGAGTCTCCAATAACGTCAACTTACGATGTGCACGGTGCGAGAAGTGTCAGTTGACTCAAAAAcccaataaaataaatcgatGCGATGTAATTTGcttggaatcttggcatcataCAACCTAAGTAAGAGAGCTAAGTTAGAGTATATCAAGTATAGTGCGTTGTCTAATttgaaaagaaatatttcaattactCAAGCTTATGATGAGACTCTTTTAAAGCCCTAAACGAACATGCCAGGAATATCGGAAGGATCATAAGTAAATTAGTAGAAGGATGGTTGGTCTCCAGAGATCAACCACTTGGTAAAAAAATTGCCAACAATGTACTACAATTAAATGGAGATCCTGGCGTTTGCTGAATATATAGGTGAGACTAGTTCTCGATAAAGTTGTCCGTATTCACAGAGCTTGCCGGCGAAAAAGAATCTTTCATCTGTTCATCTGTTTATGGTTGGCACtagcattacaacctcgaaagatctcGGCCCACCATCtttggcttcctgtgacttgactttacccgtagcaaagtaatcaGCCCTGAGACAATTTCACGATGAAGTGGTTCGGATTCCGGCAAACAAGAATCCGTCATCCTCTAGTCGCgtcatttaaatatttatttcaaccTAAATTTTTTCCTACAGTGTTCATTTCTCTATCCATTCTATCAGCCTATTTGAGTTCTTTTTCGTAGCCAAGCTATTAAATTCGCAACAAATATTATCATGACTTTTGTTATTACCCAGGAACGGCCTAGTCATATCGTTTAGCCATGTATATTATCGATGGCATAATCTGGTCTGATGGTTACATACACCGTCTTCAGGCAGGAGTTAAAGATCTGCCAAGTGAAACCGAATCTTAAGTCTGCAGGGAATGTACTATCTCTTCTAAAACTGTTCTTATTCAAATTCGAGTGCAGAATTCTGAGAAGGTGTCCTGGATTGGTcgggtggcagaggcgataacggcgcatGTCtttacacgacaggaccgggattcaaatcccatccagaccgcctccccgtacgcagggctgactactttgctgcgggtaaaatcaagtcacagaaagccggaaatggcaggccgagacctctcgaggttgtagtgccaatgaagaagaagttctGGATTGGGACATACTTTTGGTCAAAGTTTTTGGTTCTCAACCATAGAGGTTCTTGTGCTTACAAACCTTTGAAGCAGTGTAGGAAAGCTCAGGAAGCTGGATTCTTGTGTCGAATCGTGGTATACCTcgacagcagaagaagaaaatgtgtcCTGGATTGAAATCCCGACAGGACCTTGCAACTTATACGCACGACTTTGTGTTTTGACTATGAACAATAACAAAGGCTACAGCGTCAAATCAAAATTAGTAAATGTATGCAAAGACCGTCATGAAATCAAGGACGGCCTATTTAGTGGTCTCAACAATTGGCAACAAATAAGACTTACAAGGATCTTGTCTGTAGCAGAAAGTAATAGTTCGATAAGCGATGCGATGTAATCTTTACAAGACTGGacctcaaatcccatccggaccgtctccccgtagtGAGGGTTAATAGCTTATTACATCAAACGCGTTAGCTAACATGCAACCCATCATCGCACCATTCATTTCGGTAATAAGATAGGATAATAAACATGGACCTGATTCCCATACGTATAAGAGTCAATTAGATGGCCACGTGCAAGGTGTATTGTGATGCAATTACCGCCTATTCTTGCTTTATTCACGTATGTTACATGATATTATTGGCCATGTCATGCAAGAAGATGATAATAGCTGTTTGGATTCGGATTGGATAGTTGAGTCCTCTATTCCGTTGTTTTGAATCCTCTGAATTTAAtcatttaattgaattatttgcCAAAC from Anopheles stephensi strain Indian chromosome 2, UCI_ANSTEP_V1.0, whole genome shotgun sequence includes the following:
- the LOC118508100 gene encoding uncharacterized protein LOC118508100, encoding MPGKSLKFSRRVIARQNKKPAALEMGYDQQLLLEREALQMSRTAYQTYDQSSQQDDDVQCVEYSSPPINPSNISFDINDLDVIIQDMENQEPIEMTSENSKQKNGKFTLHSLRERFPQLTIKSVPSSLPNTTLADGKYNTNSGFNNAE